GCGGTGcatgaacccctccccccatacaccacacacacaccctggtcTCCTCACCTGGacgctgctctcctcctcctcgcGGGGGGATGGAGCTGGCATGGCCTCAGTGTCAGAGTTATCAGAGGAGGCGTTCCGCTTTCGTTTCTTCCCCACCACGGGGGTGATGGTGCTTGGGGGGGATGACAAGGGACAGGCAGAGTGAGGGGGGATGGGGTCACACCCTATCACGGGAgagtgcagggggaagggaggccagggctctgctctgctggGCAGAAAGAGCCGCTGCCCACCTCTTGCCAGTGCATCCAGCAcagctcccaccccagcccagatctAGCCCCAACCCCTTCGGAACTGGCTGTAGCTCCCAGTACAACCACCACCATAGACCAGCCACCTGCCTGCACCACCTAAGGGCAAGATGGGGCAGACGGgaccagaggggctggggaaaggtgggGCGGGGCTGGAACAGGTGAAGATGGGGAAACTATTCAGCCTTCAACCCTGAGTTTCCTgcgtctctgggctgggggggatcaAGTCTCCCCTGGGGGGGACTACATGATGAGATGGGGGCTCCGGACTGCAGGGCTGTATGAAGGGTCTCACCTGGGCTTGCTGCGCCCCTTGCTTTTTCCAGAACTGCTCTGGCCCCGGCCCTTGCGAGGCCTCTCCTCCTTGGGCCCCCCACGCTCGCCCTTGCGGCGCCGCTTGCGTTCGCCCTCCTCCTCGGGCCGCACACTGGGCAGCTCGTCCTCATTCAGCACCCGGGGGATGTTCTGCTCACCCCGTGCCCGTGCCCGGGCGATGGCTTCGGCCACGATGCGGTTTGCCTTCTCCTGCTTCTTCTGGTGCTCCAGCTTGCGGGTCTCCTCCGAGCCACCGCGTGTGCCATGGCTGGACAGTGCCGCCACCTCGCTGCTGCTCAGTACCTTCACCACGGAGAGCCCAGGTGAGCCGCCCTGGGATGAGCCACCCTGTAGGGGGAGGGACCATCATCCCCTGACCCAAACTCCCCTCAGACCCTGCCTTCCCCCCAGGGAGCCACCCTGGGACGAGTGGCCTAGGGCAAAGTCACTCCCCACCCCGATTTCCCCATAGAGCCTTCACAGACACCTTCATGGCTCCCCCTTTGGGCAGCTTCCCCTAAGTAGGCCCCATTCCCCAGCTCACCTGCGGCTGCAGCACAACCTTGAGTGGCACCGTCAGCCTCTGTCCCGGGCTGCCCACCACCTGGGCCTGCTGAACGGACGAGACCGCCAGGGGAGGCTGCTGCCCTGAGGCACCCGCTGCCgcgggctgctgcagcagctggatcTTCTGAGGCCCCCCAGGCTGACCCCCGGTAGGCTGCTGCACTTGCAGCTGGATGGTCACCACCTTGGCGGGCTGGCCCGGCGCTGCCTTGGCCTGGCTTAGGGCCGCCAGCTGGTTGCCCTGCAGCACAATCTTCCCTGGCAGGTTGCCCAGCACCACGTGGCGCTGCCCAGGGGCGCCACTCCCACCCTGCGGCTGCTGGAGTACCAGGGTGATGCGCTTTGACTCGCCCTGTGGGGGAAAAAGCAATGAGGGTTAGACACCAGCCCCATTCCCAGTGCCCCGACCCCACACCCTGCTcaacagccccccaccccagagcaccagCGGGACGTGTGTTGACTCTTTCACACTGGGGTCAGACATgcccgccccccagcccccttacctgAGCAGGGGCCGATGTCAGTGTCACAGCAGGCTTCAGGGGTGTTCCGCCTGCAGCCCCCGTGCCCCCTGCGGGGCTTTTCATGGGCTGCAACACCAGCTGCTTGACCGGCCGACTGGGCTGGACCAGCCGGTGCACAGTGGTGGGGCCGCCCGAGGGGGACACCTTGGTGGCCAGCACGGCATTGCTGGAGACAATGGAGACACCAGGACGTAGCGGGGTGCCTGTCAGAACCTTGGCAAAGGTCACCTTGCCCCCATTCGCCGCCCCCAGCGACTGGGGCTGGGCCTGGATCTGAGCTACATGGGCCCCCGCCACCGAGCCGCCTGCCGGGGCCTTCAGGATGACAATCTTGGGGGCTGACAGGGGGGCCGCAGCATGCGGCAGCTGTGGCCCCCCAACAGAGGAGGACGACATCACGGCAGTGCTGGCACTGGACACGCCCATAAAGGGGTTCCCCTggctcagcacctcctgcccctGGGGAAGCTCTGGCTGTGGAGGGTCTGGCTGGGTGGGGCCGGGCGTGGGGTTCAGTTGCCCTGGTAGCGACTCTTGCTGGACAGGCTCTGCGGCAGGGGGCGGCGTTGGCTGGGAGGGGTCCAGTGCCCCTGGCAGTCCCAGCGCCTCTTCGATGGGGTCGGGTGGTGCCTGGGCAAAGCCTTCGTCCGTCAGGGAGTCCAAGCCGAAAAGGTTGGGGTCATCGAACAGGTCCATGATGGGGTCAGCCATGGCGGGGGGTGGACAAAGAGGGGGCTGTCACagtggggaggggtttggggctccCCTCCCCAATGAGCGTCACGATCCGGGCCTCCGCGGTCACGTCAGTCAGCACCAGGCCTCATGGAGAAGAGAGAGCAGGAGTCCAGGTCCGGCTGCATGGGAGACACGGGATCCGGAGTTACTGGATGCACCTCCAGCATCTTAATCCCTGGCTCCTAGCTACAGGCCAGATGCTCCCACGCACATGCCCATCCTCACTCCTGTCCCACAGACCTctgccatcccagctctgccccttaatcccatcccacagccctctgccGTCCCAGCTCCGCTCCTTAATCccgtcccagctctgccactgccccagtCTCCTGCTGCATCaattctgctgctgcccctgctctcccccttaATCCCTCCTGCTGCATCAATTCTGCCACtgtcctccagccccctgctgtcccagctctcCCCCTTAATCCCGTCCCCACAGCCCCCTgttgtcccagctctgccccttaatcctgaccctcagccccctgctgtcaCAGCTCTGCCCCTTAATCCCATCCCACAGCCCCCAGTCGTGCCAGCTCTGCCCCTTAATCCTGACTCACTGCCCCCtgctttcccagccctgctttccCACCCCAACTGAGACAGAAAAGGGCACACATATCCAGGAGTCCCGTCCGCAGCTATGGGGCCAGACACCCCCTCTTCATGCCTGAACTGCGGCCAGTcctgcagagcaggagcagggaccccAAAGTCCTGTCCCAAGCCATCGCTCAGTCCCACATCCTGCTTCGCTTTCACAGTGCACAACAGCAGCAGGGATCCCAACCTGCCCTGTTGTCACCCCACAGAAACAAGAGacaaccccaccccaccatgcCAAAGTCAGGGCAACCCCAGAGAAATGGAAAGGTTCCAATGCAGGCCCCCCTCATCCCAATGCACCTCACAAGGTGCTGCACAGAGACTGGGGCCAAAAAAGGGCTCCCTGACAACCTCCGAGGGACAAGAGGGCATTGAGCAGATAGAACTGGGGAAACCACCACATTGCTCCTTCCTCACAttgctccctccatccccacacgctgcagctccccccagcgTTACAGATCCTGCCCCGCATCCCACAAAGTGTttgaccctgcccccccacagcgCTCCAGATCCTGCCCTCCCACAGCGTTTCAGATCTTGCCCCCCACACCACAGCCCCCCCTAGTGTTACCGACCTTAACCCCCACTCCACTAGACCCTGCCCTGCACTCCACACAGCGTTACAGGCCTTGCACCCCACACTATTACAGACCCTGCCTCCCACAGTATTACACCAaccctgcccccacacacccccactgTTACAGTCTCTGCCCCCCACACCGTACCAGGACCCCCACTTCACTGCTCCCAGTTCCCCAGGCTGTCCCATCTCCATCTTTCTCCTGCCCCACCAATCCTCTCCCCACTCAGTGCCCTCATACTACTCCATCCACCCTCTTATTCTCCCCTTCTGCAGCCTGTGTCTTTTTCCATTCATCCCTCCCAACTCTCCTGCTCCACAacccctgccccatgcaccctcacccccatcccccttccgcctcagctccctgaccccaacccctctcccacaGCACTCCATAGCCCCTCAGTGCTCCTTCTCCCCAAAGCATACTGCCCCATCTCACCCCCACATGCCCCCAGTGCACATCCCCAGCATTCTGGTGATGGACATGTCTTCACAGGCCAGTGAGACAGAAGCCGAGGCTGTCGACCTGTGTCACAGCAGCACTCAGCTCCCACACAtctgccccctctgctctaatCCCAGCCTTCCCCGCGTGCCCTGCGCCATCCCGCCAGCGGGCCCAGCAGGCTGGTGTCAGTGGGACCTGGCCCAGTGGGGACGCCAGAGTCCCAGGGCCGTGCTCCACTGGGGCCATCCGGTGCCAGCTGCGACCCATGGCAGCAGGCAAACCTGACAGTAGTGCcaagcggggggcgggggcaggtgtggggagggggatctgggggcTTTGCAAGGCCCTGAGAAGGAGTGTGCAGCCAGGAAGTATCCCAAGAGgaagctctgctcccaggccagTGCACCATGTCACGGAGATCCTGTGTGGGCTGCAGGCCCTTGAAGGGGAGTAGCCTGGAGAGCGGGGCGTCAGTGACTGAGGAAGGGAAGCGGCACCGGGGCCGGGTGTGACTTTGCACTCGATatgattttatataaatatgctaatgagtgtaaatataatgtaactggaatatgcttcatgcaaaaggtctcttaagatatcattacaaagcttataatctattgagtgtgATCAtgttatttgtataaatgtaccactcttgtagctgaaactagaaatatgaaatataactctgagggcctatcgtaattatgcaaagcgtgggctattaatggtggtttggaatcttgatggctcccatcaaccaggacaattgactgtggatggctctgtttgcagccaggccttcctgtgagtcaggctgggaagaatgaaggcttggggtctgaCACTGATATGTGGtaatgtcacctgaactggaatccatctttaacctagtgtctttccattgagtaggagagggtgggaacccagagatggacaaaggattcccgccttatgcaaaaggtaTATAAAgtggtggaacagaacaaagagaaaagaAGCCATCGTGAAGAATCCTCTAGCTAcctcctgagctggaacaagagctgtaccaggggaaagaattgtgcccaggcctggatgGGTCCagtttgaggaaaaaacttactgaagcatctctgagggtgagattatctgtattcagtttgattNGCCCGGCCCCaaagagccacccctgcccccttGCACACAGCTTCCCCCCCAGTCTGGCCCCACAGACACCCACATCCCCACACAAGAGACCTCCTCCTGGCCCCCACCCAACACCCCAAGGACCAGACCACCCTCCCCACAGCTAGCCCCCTGGAGCACCCAAGAACCCCAGTATCCCACCCCACCCAGCAGAACCCACCCAAAAACCCACCTCAGcccccccccatcctgcccccagcTTCCTCCCTTGAGCTACTGCACCCCCGAGtcacccccagagccagcccaggGATGCAGGTGCTAAGTGCTAACGCTGCCACAACTCCCCATAGACATGCTGGGGCCGACCTCCTCTGCACCCGACTCCATGGCAGGGTACATACCTACTGGCCTCCTCGCAGGGTTGTGCAAGATACAGCCACTTCCAGGGCTCCCCTACAACTgctccagctgccccctcccccctacacCCCAGAGCTGAAAACAACACCCAACAAGCCAATAGCTGGGGGTGCAACCCTTAGTCCTGTACATTTCCCAACAGCCTCTCAGTGCCATCTGCAGGCACCCGTCCCCCATGCTCACTCTGGACCAGCTGAACCCCCAGGGCCCCTCAGCCATTACACTCCCCAAACCACAACTCCTCACTGGGCTGCACTGtgacccccactgcccagcacccaccTACCACCAACCAAGCTCTGCTGAAGGCTCACGCCCACGGCACATACCCCATCCCTGCACGTGCCCCCCGAGCCCAGCACAAAACTGACATTGGGAGCCCATGCCATGCTCCCTGGGAGTGTCAACATAAAACAGGGATCCCCATACTGGGGCCCTGTGGAGCTCAGCTGGGCCTGGGCCATGTGACGGagcccaggaccccactcccaACCCCAACTCCCGCTGAAGGTAGGTCCTGGGGGTCTGACGGATCCTCACAAGGAGGTATCCAAGGCCATCCCACTGCACCAGGGTGAggggcttccccagggggcaagcGTGCATTGGGACAGGAGGGGAGAAAACTACGGTtccattctccccccccccaccccaaatcatcCCTGCCTTGGGGGACAGGCTGGGGTTGTTGCCGGGCAACGACCTTGCATCCAGGTTGCACAACATTACTGATGGGAAAACAGCTCGGAGCAGGGAGCCAGCAATGTGATTGGGCAACAAGGGGGGGTTGAGGAGCACCCCCTACTCCAGGGCTGAGGGATTCAAATGCACTCAGCTAAGGGCCTCAGCGGGCAAACCGCAGTTAGGAGGGTGCCAGTGATCTGGCTTGGCCAGGCAGTGACTaagggggaaggcagcaggagctgcagaatcTCGGGTGCACATCAAAGATCATTCTAGGGAGCCGTGGGTTCACACACACAGGAGTACGCACTTCTATCCCCTCACAGCCATGCAACGTGCTGCAGCTACCAGGGCCCCCAGGTGTCAGCCCCCACTTGGCCCAGAGatcatcccccctccttccccggtGCCATTGCTTGGTCTGAGCTGTGCACACACCCTGCTGCTGTACAGAGcctgccatcccctgccacaCTGCACAGCACAGCCTGTTGCACCCCGCTACTCCCCATCACCCATGCCAACAGCCCTGCAATGCTGTACAGGGGCTCTGTTCTGACCCACATGGGACCCTCCACGTTTGGGGCAGAGCCCGAGCAGGTGGGTGATGTATGCCAGGCAGCTCTGACCACTTGCTGCTGCGGCCCAGCAGTGACCCAGCAAGGGcctaccagtgcccctcagtcccaacccatgAACACCTGCTCTCCCTGACCTGGGGCTTCCCACACACAGCACTACCAGtgctcctcactcctgacccacagaccCCTGCAATCCCtggctgggctccccacacaacTGTCTCCATGCCCCTCACTCTGCATCCGCAGCCCCcttagcccagccctgggatcccacgcacagctctgccagtgcccctcaatacTTTTCCCCTCTAGAGGGAAGGGGCCTTTCCCCTCACCAGAGCTGCCCCTGCAACACACAGGCACCAAACTggtccctctccccagccacaaaactcccactgaaaatatCTGATAGGATCTTGGGCTGACATCATCCAGATGGTACTTGTAATGGGGCTCCCCAACTTCCAGCCCTTCCCCTCTCTACTGCAGACACCCCCTGGTGCACATGGGGGTACCTACCCCTATTcaccatggggaggggaggactgaGCTATTACCAGCACAAGGGGAGAAGAAAGCCAGAGACAAGCCATAGTGAGACAAGGGTTCTGAACCCAGCGGAGATGGGCTGAGGTGATGTTGCAGCCAGCCCACATCATCCGTGCTATCACCCCACCCAATACAATAACATGAGGACCAACCTGAGTGGCTGCCCCTATACTTCTAaccaaccccacctccacccccacaggCAGGGAGCTCCCAGGCCATAGAGGGGGTATTTCACTCTAGAGGGAAAGCTGGGCAGCACCCTCCCAACAGAAACCTCCCACAAGGGGCAGCACACTGTATCTTCTCCCTGTGTCCCCCcagatcagcacagcacagatgtgttccctgcccccccagcccgcGCTACACACTCTAGAGAGAGAGTCTGCTNNNNNNNNNNNNNNNNNNNNNNNNNNNNNNNNNNNNNNNNNNNNNNNNNNNNNNNNNNNNNNNNNNNNNNNNNNNNNNNNNNNNNNNNNNNNNNNNNNNNNNNNNNNNNNNNNNNNNNNNNNNNNNNNNNNNNNNNNNNNNNNNNNNNNNNNNNNNNNNNNNNNNNNNNNNNNNNNNNNNNNNNNNNNNNNNNNNNNNNNNNNNNNNNNNNNNNNNNNNNNNNNNNNNNNNNNNNNNNNNNNNNNNNNNNNNNNNNNNNNNNNNNNNNNNNNNNNNNNNNNNNNNNNNNNNNNNNNNNNNNNNNNNNNNNNNNNNNNNNNNNNNNNNNNNNNNNNNNNNNNNNNNNNNNNNNNNNNNNNNNNNNNNNNNNNNNNNNNNNNNNNNNNNNNNNNNNNNNNNNNNNNNNNNNNNNNNNNNNNNNNNNNNNNNNNNNNNNNNNNNNNNNNNNNNNNNNNNNNNNNNNNNNNNNNNNNNNNNNNNNNNNNNNNNNNNNNNNNNNNNNNNNNNNNNNNNNNNNNNNNNNNNNNNNNNNNNNNNNNNNNNNNNNNNNNNNNNNNNNNNNNNNNNNNNNNNNNNNNNNNNNNNNNNNNNNNNNNNNNNNNNNNNNNNNNNNNNNNNNNNNNNNNNNNNNNNNNNNNNNNNNNNNNNNNNNNNNNNNNNNNNNNNNNNNNNNNNNNNNNNNNNNNNNNNNNNNNNNNNNNNNNNNNNNNNNNNNNNNNNNNNNNNNNNNNNNNNNNNNNNNNNNNNNNNNNNNNNNNNNNNNNNNNNNNNNNNNNNNNNNNNNNNNNNNNNNNNNNNNNNNNNNNNNNNNNNNNNNNNNNNNNNNNNNNNNNNNNNNNNNNNNNNNNNNNNNNNNNNNNNNNNNNNNNNNNNNNNNNNNNNNNNNNNNNNNNNNNNNNNNNNNNNNNccgggcggggggggcggggaccTTACCTGGGGTCTCCCCTGCGGCTGCCTCGGCCTCACCCTTCGCGGCGCTGCCCCCTCCCCGGGAGAGAGAACAAGGCAGCTGAGCATGGGCGGCGCAACCTAACCCGCAGCCCCTGCAAGCCCCGCCCAGCTCGCCCGGCCGCGGCGACGGGCCCGGCGACCTAGGAGGCGGGGCCAGCCAGCAGGTTAGGCTGAGAGCCTACCAGGAAGTCTCCGCAGagaggggggagggagcggggggccTCGCCCGGGCGGGGCTGCCCTGAGTGGTGCctgaattaaaataataataataataataataataataatttaataaaccGCGTTGTTTGTGGAAGTTTTCACCCCCCACTCGTTTGGAAACCTGTGGTGGGTAATTTTTTCCCATCCCTTTCGCAGTCAGGCAGTGGATAGGACAGCTATGAGGTATAGCCATCTTGGTTGAGGCTGGGTTCAGAGTTAGTCTGGATCCCAGAAAGAGCAGGTGGACTCGTGCGCCTTAGGGACTAACACGGTTATTTCAGCGTGAGCTCAGGGTAGGCTCAGCTTAGGCCCATGCTGAAATCAGtgtcttagtctctaaggtgccacaagtacttttgGGTTAGGATGGATGCTGAGTGTGTTGGGGGGGTAACCCCCTGTTTAAGCCAGTGGTGACCCCCCATTCGCAGTGACTCTCTACCCTCCAAAGCCCGGCTGGGGAACAGGCTGCTGGCCCTAGGtgtccaaaaatcatgagtcagctcCCCCCAAATCACGGGATCAGGGTTAGAAATCCTGGAATtggatttaa
The window above is part of the Chelonoidis abingdonii isolate Lonesome George chromosome 14, CheloAbing_2.0, whole genome shotgun sequence genome. Proteins encoded here:
- the LOC116828066 gene encoding chromodomain-helicase-DNA-binding protein 8-like, translated to MADPIMDLFDDPNLFGLDSLTDEGFAQAPPDPIEEALGLPGALDPSQPTPPPAAEPVQQESLPGQLNPTPGPTQPDPPQPELPQGQEVLSQGNPFMGVSSASTAVMSSSSVGGPQLPHAAAPLSAPKIVILKAPAGGSVAGAHVAQIQAQPQSLGAANGGKVTFAKVLTGTPLRPGVSIVSSNAVLATKVSPSGGPTTVHRLVQPSRPVKQLVLQPMKSPAGGTGAAGGTPLKPAVTLTSAPAQGESKRITLVLQQPQGGSGAPGQRHVVLGNLPGKIVLQGNQLAALSQAKAAPGQPAKVVTIQLQVQQPTGGQPGGPQKIQLLQQPAAAGASGQQPPLAVSSVQQAQVVGSPGQRLTVPLKVVLQPQGGSSQGGSPGLSVVKVLSSSEVAALSSHGTRGGSEETRKLEHQKKQEKANRIVAEAIARARARGEQNIPRVLNEDELPSVRPEEEGERKRRRKGERGGPKEERPRKGRGQSSSGKSKGRSKPSTITPVVGKKRKRNASSDNSDTEAMPAPSPREEEESSVQKRRSNRQVKRKKYTEDLDIKITDDEEDEELDVTGPVRLEQPPVPQLPAPEPEGETLPSMQFFVENPSEEDAAIVDKVLSMRVVKKELPSGQFTEAEEFFVKYKNYSYLHCEWATISQLEKDKRIHQKLKRFKTKMTQMRHFFHEDEEPFNPDYVEVDRILDESHSVDKDNGEPVIYYLVKWCSLPYEDSTWELKEDVDEGKVREFKRIQARHPELKRVVSDTLALPPQW